A genome region from Dickeya dadantii NCPPB 898 includes the following:
- the pstB gene encoding phosphate ABC transporter ATP-binding protein PstB produces MSMVTETSASKIQVRNLNFYYGKFHALKNITLDIAKNQVTAFIGPSGCGKSTLLRTLNKMYQLYPEQRAEGDILLDGNNILTDNQDIALLRAKVGMVFQKPTPFPMSIYDNIAFGVKLFEKLSRAEMDERVQWALTKAALWQETKDKLHQSGYSLSGGQQQRLCIARGIAIRPDVLLLDEPCSALDPISTGRIEELISELKKDYTVVIVTHNMQQAARCSDHTAFMYLGELIEFSDTDTLFTAPRQKQTEDYITGRYG; encoded by the coding sequence ATGAGTATGGTCACAGAGACATCCGCCAGCAAAATCCAGGTGCGCAACCTGAACTTCTATTACGGAAAATTTCATGCGCTGAAAAACATCACGCTGGATATCGCTAAAAACCAGGTGACGGCGTTTATCGGGCCGTCAGGGTGCGGCAAGTCCACCTTGCTGCGTACCCTGAATAAAATGTATCAGCTCTACCCGGAGCAACGCGCCGAAGGCGATATCCTGCTGGATGGCAACAATATCCTGACCGATAACCAGGATATCGCGCTGCTGCGTGCCAAAGTAGGGATGGTGTTCCAGAAGCCGACGCCGTTCCCGATGTCGATTTACGACAATATTGCCTTTGGGGTGAAGCTGTTCGAGAAACTGTCGCGTGCGGAAATGGACGAGCGCGTACAGTGGGCGCTGACCAAGGCGGCGCTGTGGCAGGAAACCAAGGACAAGCTGCACCAGAGCGGTTACAGCCTGTCCGGCGGTCAGCAGCAGCGTTTGTGCATCGCCCGCGGTATCGCCATTCGCCCGGATGTGCTGCTGCTGGATGAACCCTGCTCGGCGCTGGACCCGATTTCCACCGGCCGCATCGAAGAGCTGATTTCCGAATTAAAGAAAGACTATACCGTGGTGATCGTGACGCATAACATGCAACAGGCGGCGCGTTGTTCCGACCATACGGCGTTTATGTATCTGGGCGAGCTGATTGAGTTCAGCGATACCGATACCCTGTTTACCGCGCCACGGCAGAAACAGACCGAAGATTACATCACCGGTCGTTACGGTTGA